A region from the Mesorhizobium sp. J8 genome encodes:
- a CDS encoding amylo-alpha-1,6-glucosidase, with amino-acid sequence MTELDERKLDPAVALSSLDETAPREPHRLFALKQGDCFAVADAYGDIRGSGDGFFRDDTRVLSEFRLTIGGRQMSLLGASLSQDNVLFTSNLTNLPIQSAAGRDIPQGAIHIERVRLLWQDRLFERITLSNYSREHSTITVSLHFAADFRDMFEVRGSTRAKRGTTHLAKTDKESVMLGYDGLDGLPRLSAISFSQAPDKLSDNRADFLIAVTKRSSKVLYVEVGPEASEAPNRDRFRAAAARARFGMRAKRRHGATVHSSGRVFNDWVERARADVALLTTELPTGPYPYAGIPWFSTAFGRDGVISSLQMLWLNPGLARGVLAFLAEHQATETSPFSDSQPGKIMHETRKGEMAALRELPFGRYYGGVDTTPLYIHLASAYADRTGDMAFIDRLWPSLKAAAEWTEEASRATGFVTYQRAAESGLANQGWKDSFDSVFHADGRIPKGPIALVEVQGYVFAAFRGMAALARRRGEFADAEHWENRAEEMRVAVERDFWQDDMNFYALAIDGEGKPCKVRTSNAGHLLFVGLPQPERAKLVADQLLSASFHSGWGLRTLADDAVFFNPMSYHNGSIWPHDTALCGVGLARYGERDSVVRLMSGMFESAVHFNMRLPELFCGFARAPGEAPIAYPVACLPQAWSAGSTFMLMQACLGLEIDGWAGELHVSRPRLPIGIDTLTLRHLTVGDKAVDLTFQRVGDRVAAFLPDRHEGQVPLIVRT; translated from the coding sequence ATGACGGAGCTCGACGAGCGCAAGCTCGATCCCGCCGTGGCCCTTTCATCGCTCGACGAAACGGCGCCGCGGGAACCGCACCGGCTTTTTGCCCTGAAGCAGGGCGATTGCTTCGCGGTGGCCGACGCCTATGGTGACATCAGAGGATCGGGCGACGGCTTCTTTCGCGACGACACGCGCGTGCTGTCCGAATTCCGGCTGACCATCGGCGGCAGGCAGATGTCGCTGCTCGGCGCCTCGCTCAGCCAGGACAATGTGCTGTTCACGTCCAACCTCACCAACCTGCCGATCCAGAGCGCGGCCGGCCGCGATATTCCCCAGGGGGCTATCCATATCGAACGCGTCAGGCTGTTGTGGCAGGACAGGCTGTTCGAGCGCATCACGCTTTCCAATTACAGCCGCGAGCATTCGACCATCACCGTCTCGCTGCATTTTGCAGCCGACTTCCGTGACATGTTCGAGGTGCGCGGCTCGACGCGGGCGAAGCGCGGCACGACGCATCTGGCAAAGACCGACAAGGAGTCCGTCATGCTCGGCTATGACGGTCTCGACGGGCTGCCGCGCCTGTCGGCAATCTCCTTTTCGCAAGCTCCCGACAAACTAAGCGACAACCGCGCCGACTTCCTGATCGCGGTGACCAAGCGCAGCAGCAAGGTACTGTATGTCGAAGTCGGCCCGGAAGCTTCGGAGGCTCCCAATCGCGACCGTTTCCGCGCCGCGGCGGCGCGGGCCCGCTTCGGCATGCGCGCCAAGCGCAGACATGGCGCCACGGTGCACAGCTCGGGCCGCGTCTTCAACGACTGGGTCGAGCGCGCCCGCGCCGATGTGGCGCTGCTTACCACGGAGCTCCCGACCGGGCCCTATCCTTATGCCGGCATCCCCTGGTTCTCGACGGCATTCGGCCGCGACGGCGTGATCTCGAGCCTGCAGATGCTCTGGCTCAATCCCGGCCTGGCGCGGGGCGTGCTGGCTTTTCTGGCCGAGCACCAGGCGACCGAAACGTCGCCTTTTTCGGATTCCCAGCCCGGCAAGATCATGCATGAGACGCGCAAGGGCGAGATGGCCGCGCTGCGCGAGCTTCCATTCGGCCGCTATTATGGCGGCGTCGACACCACGCCGCTCTATATCCATCTGGCTTCCGCCTATGCCGACCGCACCGGCGACATGGCCTTCATCGACAGGCTCTGGCCTTCGCTGAAGGCCGCCGCCGAATGGACTGAGGAGGCGAGCCGCGCGACCGGTTTCGTCACCTACCAGCGCGCCGCCGAGTCGGGCCTTGCCAATCAGGGCTGGAAGGACAGTTTCGATTCGGTGTTCCACGCCGACGGCCGCATCCCCAAGGGACCGATAGCGCTGGTCGAGGTGCAGGGCTATGTCTTCGCCGCTTTCCGCGGCATGGCGGCGCTCGCACGCCGCCGCGGTGAATTCGCCGACGCCGAGCACTGGGAGAACCGCGCCGAGGAAATGCGGGTCGCGGTGGAGCGGGATTTCTGGCAGGACGACATGAATTTCTATGCTCTGGCCATCGATGGCGAGGGCAAGCCGTGCAAGGTGCGCACATCGAATGCAGGACACCTGCTTTTCGTCGGGCTGCCGCAGCCAGAGCGCGCCAAGCTGGTTGCCGACCAGTTGCTGTCGGCGTCCTTCCATTCCGGCTGGGGGCTCAGGACGCTCGCCGACGATGCGGTGTTCTTCAATCCGATGTCCTACCACAACGGCTCGATCTGGCCGCATGACACGGCGCTCTGCGGCGTCGGCCTCGCACGCTACGGCGAACGCGACAGCGTGGTGCGGCTGATGAGCGGCATGTTCGAGTCGGCCGTGCATTTCAACATGCGTCTGCCCGAGCTGTTCTGCGGGTTCGCCCGGGCTCCGGGCGAAGCGCCGATCGCCTATCCCGTGGCGTGCCTCCCGCAGGCCTGGTCGGCCGGCTCCACCTTCATGCTGATGCAGGCCTGTCTCGGGCTCGAAATCGATGGCTGGGCGGGCGAATTGCATGTCTCGCGGCCAAGGCTCCCGATCGGCATCGACACGCTCACGCTCCGGCATCTGACGGTCGGCGACAAAGCGGTAGATCTCACCTTCCAGCGGGTCGGCGACCGCGTTGCAGCCTTCTTGCCCGACCGGCACGAGGGCCAGGTGCCGCTCATCGTGCGCACGTAA
- a CDS encoding glycosyltransferase family 4 protein produces MRIAHVAPLYESVPPKLYGGTERIVFYITEALVGLGHDVTLFASGDSETSARLVPGRDQAIRLDPRPKKSEIAAHLAMLAEVRERAQEFDVIHFHLSHFLHFPFFEEMAGRTVTTPHGRLDYVDLAPAYKRFPRFPMISISHSQKRGLPDANWLATIHHGLPLDAYQPTYEPRAEEPYLAFLGRLSRDKRPDRAIEIARRSGLKLKLAAKIGDDDRAYFRDNIEALIDGDRVDYVGEITEDEKAGFLGNAAGLLFPIDWPEPFGLVAIEAMACGTPVIAWSQGALPEIVDNGVTGFVVDSVEDAVASMPALLDLDRRQVRAVFEKRFSATRMARDYLAAYMRLTGTPEAKAS; encoded by the coding sequence ATGCGCATAGCCCATGTCGCGCCGCTCTACGAATCCGTGCCACCGAAACTCTATGGCGGGACGGAGAGGATCGTTTTCTATATCACCGAAGCGCTGGTCGGGCTCGGACATGATGTGACTTTGTTCGCCAGCGGCGACAGCGAAACGTCAGCCAGGCTGGTGCCTGGACGCGACCAGGCAATACGCCTCGACCCGCGGCCGAAGAAATCGGAGATCGCAGCGCATCTGGCGATGCTTGCCGAGGTGCGCGAGCGCGCCCAAGAGTTCGACGTCATCCATTTCCATCTTAGCCACTTCCTGCATTTTCCGTTCTTCGAGGAGATGGCGGGGCGGACGGTGACGACCCCGCATGGCCGGCTCGACTATGTGGATCTGGCGCCGGCCTACAAACGCTTCCCGCGGTTCCCGATGATCTCGATCTCGCACAGCCAGAAGCGCGGCCTGCCGGATGCGAACTGGCTCGCAACGATCCATCACGGACTGCCGCTCGACGCCTACCAGCCGACTTATGAACCGCGAGCGGAAGAACCATATCTCGCCTTCCTCGGACGCCTGTCGCGCGACAAGCGGCCGGACCGCGCCATCGAGATCGCGCGCCGGTCCGGCTTGAAGCTGAAGCTGGCGGCCAAGATCGGCGATGACGACCGCGCCTATTTCCGCGACAACATCGAGGCGCTGATCGATGGCGACCGCGTCGACTATGTCGGCGAGATCACGGAAGACGAGAAGGCCGGGTTTCTCGGCAATGCGGCGGGCCTTTTGTTCCCCATCGACTGGCCGGAACCGTTCGGCCTCGTCGCGATCGAGGCGATGGCCTGCGGCACGCCGGTGATTGCCTGGAGCCAGGGCGCCCTGCCGGAGATCGTCGACAATGGCGTCACCGGCTTCGTCGTGGACAGCGTAGAGGATGCGGTCGCGTCGATGCCCGCCCTCCTCGATCTGGATCGGCGGCAGGTGAGGGCGGTCTTCGAGAAAAGGTTCTCGGCGACAAGAATGGCGCGCGATTATCTTGCTGCCTATATGCGTCTGACCGGCACGCCGGAGGCCAAGGCCTCCTGA